Proteins encoded by one window of Haematobia irritans isolate KBUSLIRL chromosome 2, ASM5000362v1, whole genome shotgun sequence:
- the LOC142224716 gene encoding UPAR/Ly6 domain-containing protein CG9338-like produces MTNFKFLLAFAIIATLAIKAFAIHCYQCGSLGNKHCGEPFMAEDDMKVDCDKEVAPSYIPYKKIGTSFNATGCMIQILESPIGESNQILRSCYFGEMDNTSNGCILDPKRTGLKLGNCIVCTSDYCNLSPSMAPHVAIMTIVFISSFLLS; encoded by the exons ATGACCAATTTTAAATTCCTTTTGGCATTCGCTATTATAGCTACCTTGGCTATCAAGG CTTTTGCTATTCATTGTTATCAATGCGGATCTTTGGGTAATAAACATTGTGGTGAACCATTCATGGCAGAGGACGATATGAAAGTTGATTGTGATAAGGAAGTGGCACCCTCCtatattccatataaaaaaatcggAACTAGCTTCAATGCCACCGGTTGCATGATACAAATCTTAGAATCAC cTATTGGCGAAAGTAATCAAATACTGCGCTCTTGTTATTTTGGCGAAATGGATAACACCTCCAATGGTTGTATACTCGATCCGAAAAGAACTGGCTTAAAACTTGGAAATTGTATTGTTTGTACCAGCGATTATTGTAACTTATCGCCTTCGATGGCGCCTCATGTTGCTATCATgacaattgtttttatttcaagttttttattgtcttaa